A genomic segment from uncultured Marinifilum sp. encodes:
- a CDS encoding NADP-dependent malic enzyme, whose translation MAKITKKDALKYHSEGRPGKIEVIPTKPYRTQRDLALAYSPGVADPCLEIEKNASDAYKYTAKGNLVAVISNGTAVLGLGNIGALAGKPVMEGKGLLFKIFADIDVFDIEVNQTNVDKFVETVKAIAPTFGGINLEDIKAPECFEIEERLKKELDIPVMHDDQHGTAIISAAGLLNALEIGNKKIENVKVVVNGAGAAAISCTKLYISLGVKAENVIMCDSKGVINSKRKDLNSQKKQFVTNRDIDTLEDALVNADVFLGLSVGGIMSKKMVLSMAENPVVFALANPDPEISYDDATDARKDVIVATGRSDYPNQINNVLGFPYIFRGALDVRATGINEEMKIASVHAIAKLAKDMVPESVHAAYNEANIVFGRKYIIPKALDPRLVSSVAVAVAKAAVESGVAQKEISDWDAYAEELRQRLGVENELLRSVFNKAKRFPKRVVFAEGNNFNVLKAAQIVLHDGIAKPIILGNLENINKIISENDLDLEGADIIDVRSESEKERRNNFADILCKKRGRKGLTHKEAIEKMYDRNYFGAMMVENGDADAFISGYATRYFEALKIASKVIGMEEGMKTLVGMNIIMTKKGPLFFADTTVNSEPTSESLVDTSLSTARALKSFNVDPVMAMVSYSNFGSVRKGSPVKANKAIELLHKNHPELAIDGEMQLNFALDKNLRDNTFAFTKIKGKDVNTIIFPNLSSGNIAYKLMQDLGGSENIGPILLGTAKPFHIVPMGCSVREIINMTAIAVVDAQG comes from the coding sequence ATGGCAAAAATTACTAAAAAAGATGCCTTAAAGTACCATTCTGAAGGGCGTCCTGGTAAAATTGAAGTTATTCCAACTAAACCTTATCGAACACAAAGAGATTTAGCCTTGGCATATAGTCCGGGTGTTGCCGATCCCTGTTTAGAGATCGAGAAAAATGCTTCCGATGCATATAAATATACTGCTAAAGGAAATCTTGTGGCTGTTATTTCTAATGGTACTGCAGTATTAGGTCTTGGAAATATTGGTGCTCTTGCAGGTAAGCCGGTTATGGAAGGAAAAGGACTGCTTTTTAAAATATTTGCAGATATCGATGTTTTCGATATTGAAGTAAATCAAACTAATGTGGATAAGTTTGTAGAAACAGTTAAAGCAATTGCACCTACTTTTGGAGGTATAAATTTAGAAGATATTAAAGCTCCCGAATGTTTCGAAATAGAAGAACGCCTTAAGAAAGAACTGGATATTCCGGTTATGCACGACGATCAGCATGGTACTGCAATTATATCTGCTGCTGGGTTATTAAATGCACTCGAAATAGGCAATAAAAAAATTGAAAATGTAAAAGTTGTTGTGAATGGAGCAGGTGCTGCAGCTATTTCATGTACCAAGCTATATATTTCGTTAGGAGTAAAAGCCGAAAATGTTATTATGTGCGATAGTAAAGGCGTTATTAATTCGAAACGGAAAGATTTAAATTCGCAGAAAAAACAGTTTGTTACTAATCGGGATATCGATACTCTTGAAGATGCTCTAGTGAATGCCGATGTATTTTTAGGATTATCGGTAGGTGGTATCATGAGTAAAAAAATGGTATTATCAATGGCCGAAAATCCTGTTGTTTTTGCACTTGCTAATCCAGATCCAGAGATTTCTTACGATGATGCTACCGATGCACGTAAAGATGTAATTGTTGCTACAGGAAGATCCGATTATCCTAATCAGATAAATAATGTTTTAGGTTTTCCATATATTTTTAGAGGAGCCTTAGATGTTAGAGCTACCGGAATTAATGAGGAAATGAAAATTGCTTCGGTACATGCTATTGCTAAGTTAGCCAAAGATATGGTTCCCGAATCGGTACATGCAGCATACAATGAGGCAAATATTGTCTTTGGTCGTAAATATATAATTCCCAAGGCTTTAGATCCTCGTTTGGTTTCAAGTGTTGCTGTAGCTGTTGCAAAAGCAGCTGTTGAATCGGGTGTGGCTCAAAAAGAAATTAGCGATTGGGATGCTTATGCAGAAGAGTTAAGACAACGACTAGGTGTAGAAAATGAATTACTAAGATCTGTTTTTAACAAAGCAAAACGATTTCCTAAACGAGTTGTATTTGCCGAAGGAAATAATTTTAATGTATTAAAAGCAGCTCAGATAGTTTTACACGACGGAATTGCCAAACCTATTATTCTTGGTAATCTTGAAAATATCAATAAAATAATTAGTGAAAACGACCTTGATCTGGAAGGTGCCGATATTATTGATGTTCGTAGTGAATCTGAGAAGGAAAGAAGAAATAATTTTGCCGATATTCTTTGCAAAAAAAGAGGGCGCAAGGGATTAACACACAAAGAGGCTATCGAAAAAATGTACGATCGCAATTATTTTGGTGCCATGATGGTAGAAAATGGCGATGCCGATGCGTTTATCTCTGGTTATGCAACCCGATACTTTGAGGCTTTAAAAATTGCCAGCAAAGTTATTGGAATGGAAGAAGGTATGAAAACTTTAGTGGGAATGAACATTATAATGACTAAAAAAGGACCTTTATTTTTCGCTGATACTACTGTAAATTCTGAGCCCACATCCGAATCTTTAGTCGATACTAGTTTAAGTACAGCAAGGGCATTAAAATCTTTTAATGTCGATCCGGTTATGGCAATGGTTTCTTATTCAAATTTTGGATCGGTTCGTAAAGGAAGTCCGGTTAAAGCTAATAAGGCTATAGAATTATTGCATAAAAACCATCCAGAATTAGCTATAGATGGTGAAATGCAGTTAAATTTTGCCTTAGATAAAAATTTAAGAGACAATACATTTGCTTTTACTAAAATTAAAGGGAAAGATGTAAATACTATAATATTCCCAAATTTAAGTTCTGGTAATATTGCTTATAAATTAATGCAGGATTTGGGTGGCTCCGAAAATATCGGTCCAATTTTACTAGGGACAGCAAAACCTTTCCATATTGTGCCAATGGGATGTTCTGTGAGAGAGATAATTAATATGACCGCCATTGCTGTTGTTGATGCACAAGGGTAA
- a CDS encoding adenylate kinase, whose amino-acid sequence MLNIALFGPPGAGKGTQSKMLIEKYNLAYISTGDILRSEIADGTELGLQAKDIIKKGGLVPDEIIVQIIEERIQTNKEVNGFLFDGFPRTTVQAYILEGLLLKMNTKLDCMLSLEVPSDQLRNRLLERAKKENRADDTDEVIDVRLQEYDTKTAPVASFYKEKEIYHGIDGLGDINQIFERLTSVVNQTLEKSWINLVLLGPPGSGKGTQGRKLAEKFNLVYISTGHLMRQEIKKGTEMGKSAKTYIEKGDIVPDEIAIKLIERQIKKHPNANGFIFKGFPRTIVQAYILDGLLRKLDSTVTSAIDLNVSTLESIKRLTARSKTHSKRAYDADTDIIIHRLEQYENRSIKVSEYYSKQSKLDVINGVGDTEVIANRLNDSVLESFKKIR is encoded by the coding sequence ATGTTAAACATCGCATTATTTGGCCCTCCTGGTGCAGGTAAGGGAACTCAATCTAAAATGCTTATAGAAAAATATAATTTGGCCTATATTTCAACAGGAGATATTCTTCGTAGTGAAATTGCCGATGGTACCGAATTAGGTTTACAAGCAAAAGATATTATTAAAAAAGGAGGATTGGTTCCTGACGAAATTATTGTTCAAATTATTGAAGAACGAATTCAAACCAATAAAGAAGTAAATGGTTTTCTTTTCGATGGATTTCCCAGAACTACTGTTCAGGCATATATTCTGGAAGGTTTATTATTAAAAATGAATACCAAGTTAGATTGTATGTTAAGTTTGGAGGTTCCTTCGGATCAGTTGCGCAATCGTTTGTTGGAGCGTGCAAAAAAAGAAAACAGAGCAGATGATACTGATGAAGTTATTGATGTACGATTGCAAGAATATGACACAAAAACTGCTCCCGTTGCATCTTTCTATAAAGAAAAAGAAATTTATCATGGTATTGATGGCTTAGGCGATATCAATCAAATTTTTGAAAGATTAACAAGTGTTGTAAATCAAACTCTCGAAAAATCTTGGATTAATTTGGTGTTGCTTGGACCTCCAGGATCTGGAAAAGGAACACAAGGGCGTAAATTAGCTGAGAAATTTAACTTAGTCTATATCTCTACCGGTCACCTAATGAGACAAGAAATTAAAAAAGGTACTGAAATGGGTAAAAGTGCTAAAACTTATATCGAGAAAGGAGATATTGTACCCGACGAAATTGCCATTAAATTAATTGAGCGCCAAATCAAAAAGCATCCAAATGCCAATGGTTTTATATTTAAAGGGTTTCCAAGAACTATTGTTCAAGCATATATTTTAGATGGTTTACTTAGAAAATTAGACTCAACAGTTACATCAGCAATTGATTTAAATGTTTCAACCTTAGAGTCTATTAAAAGATTAACAGCTCGTAGTAAAACTCATAGCAAAAGAGCCTATGATGCCGATACTGATATAATTATTCATCGCCTAGAGCAATATGAGAACAGAAGTATTAAGGTAAGTGAATATTATTCAAAACAATCTAAACTTGATGTTATTAATGGAGTAGGAGATACAGAAGTAATTGCGAATAGATTAAACGATTCGGTGCTTGAATCGTTTAAGAAAATTAGATAA
- a CDS encoding FIST C-terminal domain-containing protein, whose product MFFENPNSDMLLSAIRQLKNLNHKNALILVGEECKISPQEIVSSFNHHNLNLVGGIFPKVIFNKEISSKGMIIKEVDMEVFPIYFETPDHFSEQFSDYQDNKFTTAFTLTAGFSSAVADHLRTLYTHLGNEVDFFGGGVGRTIENPDGILFNNDGIYQKGTIVVFFNSKTKMYAKHGWTKSEGPFIVTKASKNLILELNWENAFEVYQKCLKESKNINITKENFVSYSMDYPFGIYKEGREYIVRDPIKLSDKGYLTCVGNIPENSLVDLLSMKHDELKKLPKELVENCKFEGDNHPDILLFDCISRVNHLKENFSVELNGIYSELKNIYPSKDLEGALSVGEIFSNGEGYLEFLNKSIVLGCYY is encoded by the coding sequence ATGTTTTTCGAAAATCCAAATTCAGATATGTTATTGTCTGCTATCAGGCAATTGAAAAATTTGAATCACAAAAATGCTTTAATTCTTGTTGGAGAAGAGTGTAAGATATCACCTCAGGAAATAGTTTCTAGTTTTAATCATCATAATCTAAATTTAGTAGGTGGAATATTCCCTAAAGTTATTTTTAACAAGGAAATTAGCTCTAAAGGAATGATTATAAAGGAAGTTGATATGGAAGTGTTTCCGATATATTTTGAAACTCCAGATCATTTCTCTGAACAATTTTCTGATTATCAAGACAATAAATTTACAACAGCTTTTACTTTAACTGCTGGTTTTTCTTCGGCTGTTGCCGATCACCTTAGAACTTTATATACTCACTTAGGAAACGAAGTTGATTTTTTTGGCGGTGGTGTTGGAAGAACAATTGAAAATCCCGATGGAATTCTTTTTAACAACGATGGAATTTATCAAAAAGGAACTATTGTTGTTTTCTTTAATAGCAAAACAAAAATGTATGCCAAGCATGGATGGACCAAATCGGAAGGACCATTTATTGTAACAAAAGCATCTAAAAATTTAATTCTTGAACTTAATTGGGAAAATGCTTTTGAAGTATATCAAAAGTGTTTGAAAGAAAGTAAAAATATAAACATAACTAAAGAAAATTTCGTATCTTACTCTATGGATTATCCATTTGGTATTTATAAAGAAGGGCGAGAATATATTGTAAGAGATCCCATAAAACTAAGCGATAAAGGTTACCTTACATGTGTGGGAAACATACCAGAAAATTCACTGGTAGATTTATTATCGATGAAGCATGATGAACTCAAAAAGCTTCCTAAAGAGCTTGTAGAGAACTGTAAATTTGAAGGTGATAATCATCCCGATATTTTATTATTTGACTGTATTTCGAGAGTAAATCATTTAAAAGAAAATTTTTCTGTTGAATTAAATGGCATTTATTCGGAACTTAAAAATATTTATCCATCTAAAGATTTGGAAGGGGCATTATCTGTTGGAGAGATTTTTTCTAACGGAGAAGGGTATTTAGAGTTTCTAAATAAATCAATAGTGCTTGGTTGCTATTATTAA
- a CDS encoding glycoside hydrolase family 130 protein yields the protein MVKSNKSISIQKQLLHFTPDDSRVVTRFFTPGNSKRIENIFDRILLLSDQKTTQILDDTIKRFSKRHRNIKRIFKDNFDQINQEIKFNNDFTLNQKLLIGSYFTMEYSIESAALFNPSVVLHPEQIDTESDRIKVLLSFRAVGEGHISSIVFRRGIIKSNGELVMQKNSALVERVDRTPDPSYHKNDFSLKMKELGAYHSVAKILDNLLEEFTFAELKESIALFRKKKELKHKKIGRTCEEAIDTLLWLANANYEIKFSSELDISARVIFPVSNNEIKGVEDARFVLFKNGNGLGKNVYYATYTAYNGFKALPQLIETVDFCHFKVSVLLGEGSKGKGMAIFPRKIKGKYVTISRNDNENLYIMFSDNIKHWETPILLKPPSFYWEFFQIGNCGSPIETDKGWLLLIHGVGPVRTYTISAILLDLEDPSKVIGLLNEPFLIPSEEERNGYVPNVVYSCGAIIHKDMLIIPYAMADSRSGIASLHLQDLFNKMIYY from the coding sequence ATGGTAAAAAGTAATAAATCAATTTCCATACAAAAACAATTGCTTCACTTTACTCCAGATGATTCGAGAGTGGTTACACGTTTTTTTACGCCTGGTAATTCGAAGCGGATTGAAAATATTTTTGACCGAATTCTTCTTTTGTCCGATCAGAAAACTACCCAAATTTTAGACGATACGATTAAAAGATTTTCTAAGAGACACAGAAATATAAAAAGGATATTTAAAGATAATTTCGACCAAATTAATCAAGAAATTAAATTTAATAATGATTTTACTTTAAATCAGAAATTACTTATTGGCTCTTATTTTACAATGGAATATTCTATTGAGTCGGCAGCTTTATTTAATCCTTCGGTTGTTTTACACCCCGAACAAATCGATACAGAATCGGACAGAATTAAAGTATTGTTAAGTTTTAGGGCTGTAGGTGAAGGACATATTTCTTCCATTGTTTTTAGACGTGGAATTATTAAATCGAATGGCGAGCTTGTAATGCAAAAAAATAGTGCCTTGGTTGAAAGAGTAGATCGTACACCCGATCCTTCGTATCATAAAAATGACTTTAGCCTAAAAATGAAAGAATTGGGAGCTTATCATTCGGTTGCTAAAATTCTCGACAACTTACTCGAAGAATTTACTTTTGCTGAATTAAAAGAATCAATAGCTCTGTTTCGGAAAAAAAAAGAACTCAAGCATAAAAAAATAGGCCGAACTTGCGAGGAAGCAATCGATACTTTACTGTGGTTGGCTAATGCAAATTATGAAATTAAATTTTCATCCGAATTGGATATTAGTGCGCGAGTGATATTTCCGGTATCTAACAATGAAATTAAAGGAGTTGAAGATGCTCGATTTGTTTTGTTTAAAAATGGAAATGGTTTGGGAAAGAATGTTTACTATGCTACTTATACTGCCTATAATGGTTTTAAGGCTTTACCACAGTTAATCGAAACAGTCGATTTTTGTCATTTTAAAGTTTCTGTTTTGTTGGGAGAAGGCTCTAAGGGTAAAGGTATGGCTATTTTTCCTCGGAAAATTAAAGGAAAGTATGTTACAATTTCCCGAAACGATAATGAGAATTTATACATCATGTTTTCCGATAATATCAAACATTGGGAGACACCGATACTGTTAAAACCACCATCTTTTTACTGGGAATTTTTCCAAATTGGAAATTGCGGATCACCAATAGAAACAGATAAAGGCTGGTTATTACTTATTCATGGAGTTGGTCCTGTTCGCACTTATACAATTAGTGCTATTCTTCTCGATCTCGAAGATCCAAGCAAAGTAATAGGTCTTTTAAATGAACCTTTCTTAATTCCAAGCGAAGAAGAACGAAATGGCTATGTGCCAAATGTTGTATATTCCTGTGGAGCCATTATTCATAAAGATATGCTAATTATTCCTTACGCAATGGCCGATTCAAGATCAGGAATTGCATCCTTACACTTACAGGATCTATTTAATAAAATGATATACTATTAA
- a CDS encoding response regulator, producing MDTNSIITDISFLYELSLSVGQSLDKKENCKKFLHTLMSRKNLEFGAVWINSYSIPYSENTSGYRAIFSHPHIKLKTETIPKSEFLNNCFNNTDSFSIKITDEVSRAIGFKMKESGTITFFRLQDLGFMVIYSSSNNIWSNKEQTKVKNVINKFTISIKACLFHEKSIQDLITISKTQKALEQSKIKAEEANELKSAFLSNISHEFRTPINSIVGFSNLLSDKNLSQEQEDKFIVHISDNSHKLLRMINNLLDVSKIDSNQLSLIEEDFNLNRIINDIHTRYLSKIHDKPINLNLIFPLNSENNILKADKNKFIQIFENLLDNAIKFTHKGSIEIGYYLEKNNIPIFYIRDTGVGISQDKQGNIFDLFRQVDGKSTRKFEGSGIGLTLCQKLLHLMNGEIWFDSEENIGSNFYFRLSGKGQVKMELINDNLSEDNGNPLQQITTIEYSRKTVLIAEDVKSNFNYLNSIIELTDAKVIWAKNGKDAIQICKKEDCNIDLVLMDIKMPEINGLDAIKTIKKFNKNLPIIVQTAFAMNNEREDCINAGADDFITKPIDPRTIIKVLKKYL from the coding sequence ATGGATACAAATAGTATAATTACCGATATATCATTTCTTTACGAGCTTTCATTATCTGTTGGACAATCGCTGGATAAAAAAGAAAATTGTAAAAAATTTTTACACACGCTAATGTCTCGAAAGAACCTTGAATTTGGTGCTGTTTGGATTAATAGTTATTCAATACCTTATTCGGAAAATACATCTGGTTATCGTGCAATATTTTCACATCCTCATATTAAATTAAAAACCGAAACTATTCCAAAATCGGAATTTTTAAATAATTGTTTTAATAATACTGATTCTTTTTCGATAAAAATTACCGACGAAGTTAGTAGAGCTATAGGCTTTAAAATGAAGGAGAGTGGTACTATCACTTTTTTCAGACTTCAGGATTTAGGTTTTATGGTCATTTACTCTTCATCAAATAATATTTGGAGTAATAAAGAGCAAACTAAAGTAAAAAATGTAATCAACAAATTTACCATCTCTATAAAAGCTTGTCTTTTTCATGAAAAATCAATACAAGATTTAATTACCATATCGAAAACGCAAAAAGCTTTAGAGCAGTCAAAAATTAAAGCCGAAGAAGCCAATGAATTAAAATCGGCATTTTTATCTAATATTAGTCACGAATTTCGTACTCCCATAAATTCAATTGTAGGATTCTCAAATCTATTGTCCGACAAAAACCTTTCGCAAGAACAAGAAGATAAATTTATAGTCCATATTTCTGATAACAGTCATAAACTTCTAAGAATGATAAATAATCTCTTAGATGTTTCGAAAATAGATTCTAATCAGTTATCCTTAATAGAAGAAGATTTTAATCTCAACCGAATTATTAATGATATTCATACGCGATATCTTTCAAAAATTCACGATAAACCAATTAACTTAAACTTAATTTTTCCTTTAAATAGTGAAAATAACATCCTAAAAGCCGATAAAAATAAATTCATACAAATATTTGAGAATCTACTGGATAATGCAATAAAATTTACCCATAAAGGTTCTATAGAAATAGGGTACTACCTGGAAAAAAATAACATTCCAATATTTTACATAAGAGATACAGGAGTAGGTATTTCTCAAGATAAACAGGGTAATATTTTTGATTTATTCAGGCAAGTAGATGGAAAATCAACTCGTAAATTTGAAGGTTCGGGCATTGGTTTAACCTTGTGCCAAAAGCTCTTACATTTAATGAATGGTGAAATTTGGTTCGATTCTGAAGAAAATATAGGAAGTAATTTTTATTTTCGTTTATCGGGAAAAGGTCAAGTTAAAATGGAATTGATTAATGATAATTTGAGTGAAGATAATGGCAATCCATTGCAGCAAATTACAACAATTGAATATTCAAGAAAAACTGTTCTAATTGCCGAAGATGTAAAATCTAATTTTAATTATTTAAATTCTATTATTGAATTAACCGATGCTAAAGTTATTTGGGCTAAAAATGGTAAAGATGCAATTCAAATCTGTAAAAAAGAAGATTGCAATATAGATTTAGTGTTAATGGACATTAAAATGCCCGAGATTAATGGATTGGATGCAATAAAAACAATTAAAAAATTCAATAAAAATCTTCCAATTATTGTACAAACAGCTTTTGCAATGAATAATGAACGTGAAGATTGCATTAATGCAGGTGCCGATGATTTTATTACCAAACCAATTGATCCTCGAACTATAATAAAAGTTCTAAAGAAATATTTATAG
- a CDS encoding trimeric intracellular cation channel family protein: MSVIYFLDLLGTIVFAISGTMSAANKKLDLFGAYFTGFITAIGGGTLRDVILGNFPVGWISDINYIIAISLGVMLSFLFKQYIIKLKRTLFLFDTIGIGVFTIIGIEKSLALGIHPFLSIIMGLFSAVMGGVIRDILCNDIPLIFRKEIYATACLVGGALFIFLDFLSIPSSLNQFLTISCIIAFRLLCIRFKISLPVLKY, from the coding sequence ATGAGTGTTATTTACTTTCTTGATTTACTGGGAACTATCGTATTTGCGATTAGTGGAACAATGTCGGCAGCAAATAAAAAATTAGATCTTTTTGGTGCTTACTTTACCGGTTTTATAACTGCAATTGGTGGAGGAACTCTTAGAGATGTTATTCTCGGTAATTTTCCTGTGGGATGGATTAGCGACATAAATTATATAATTGCCATAAGTTTAGGTGTTATGCTAAGTTTCCTGTTTAAACAATATATCATAAAATTGAAACGTACATTATTTTTATTTGATACCATTGGAATAGGAGTATTTACTATTATAGGAATAGAAAAATCTTTAGCCTTAGGTATTCATCCATTTTTATCAATTATTATGGGATTATTTTCGGCTGTAATGGGTGGTGTTATTCGTGATATTTTATGTAATGATATTCCATTAATTTTTAGAAAAGAAATTTATGCTACAGCATGTTTAGTTGGTGGTGCTTTATTTATTTTTCTCGACTTTTTATCAATACCATCTTCCTTAAATCAGTTTTTAACTATAAGTTGTATAATTGCATTTCGACTTTTGTGTATACGTTTTAAAATTTCACTTCCTGTATTAAAATACTAA
- a CDS encoding glycosyltransferase, with the protein MRIAYVSTYPPTECGIATYTEYLSNAVAKNGKEIRILSQLGAAGDNVFEVYAPQDKDIAGKLFFYVERLTPDIVHIEHEFGLFGDQRGVQIIEFLIRCNLSETPVVVTLHTVFEDLKYEEKIIVQHILNLSSALIVHESFQKDILENNYECLNPIIVIPHGVREVNIIENSKKLLELENKKVLLLAGYLRSTKNIERIFSLLPDLLARNKDMVLLMASRSRINEHSDYKDNLYETIHKLGLNNHVKVLYGKFPQYTLDTILSAADVLALPYLKGAQSGVLAQASAFHLPVVTSNLKSFKNWISEVNGGFYAETDEEYISHITRLLQDNDLRTELQNNICKNNKLKNWNVIAKKHINLYSQLIKKPIPNAKFYYRSNKENVKLNARS; encoded by the coding sequence ATGAGAATTGCTTATGTATCAACATATCCACCTACCGAGTGTGGAATTGCAACTTATACTGAATATTTGAGTAATGCTGTTGCTAAAAATGGAAAAGAAATAAGAATATTAAGTCAGTTAGGTGCTGCTGGAGATAATGTATTTGAGGTTTATGCACCTCAGGATAAAGACATTGCAGGCAAGTTATTTTTTTATGTTGAAAGGTTAACTCCAGATATTGTGCATATTGAACATGAATTTGGCTTGTTTGGTGATCAAAGAGGGGTTCAAATAATTGAATTCTTAATAAGATGCAATTTGTCAGAAACCCCTGTTGTTGTAACATTACATACCGTATTTGAAGATCTTAAATATGAAGAGAAAATTATCGTTCAACACATTTTAAATTTAAGCTCTGCACTTATTGTTCACGAATCGTTTCAAAAAGATATACTTGAAAATAATTATGAGTGCTTAAATCCCATAATAGTAATCCCTCATGGGGTTAGAGAGGTAAATATTATAGAAAATTCAAAAAAGTTACTAGAATTAGAAAATAAAAAAGTGCTTCTACTAGCCGGATATTTGCGCTCTACAAAAAATATCGAAAGAATTTTTTCCCTACTCCCCGATTTACTTGCTCGTAATAAGGATATGGTTTTATTAATGGCTTCGAGAAGTAGAATTAATGAACACTCTGATTATAAGGACAATTTGTATGAAACAATTCACAAATTAGGTTTGAATAATCACGTAAAAGTACTTTATGGTAAGTTCCCTCAATATACATTAGATACAATTTTAAGTGCAGCAGATGTTTTGGCCTTACCTTATCTAAAAGGAGCTCAAAGTGGAGTCTTAGCACAAGCATCAGCTTTTCATCTACCTGTTGTAACATCTAATTTAAAGAGTTTTAAAAATTGGATAAGCGAAGTTAATGGTGGTTTTTATGCAGAAACCGATGAAGAATATATTTCTCATATTACAAGATTACTTCAGGATAATGATTTAAGAACCGAATTACAAAATAATATTTGCAAGAATAATAAATTAAAAAACTGGAATGTAATAGCAAAAAAACACATCAACCTTTATTCTCAATTAATAAAAAAACCTATTCCTAATGCTAAATTTTATTATCGAAGTAATAAAGAAAATGTAAAGCTTAATGCTCGCTCTTAA
- a CDS encoding glycoside hydrolase family 130 protein, producing MRRNIENPLIFPKDVNPSNPSYQVLGTFNPAAVKYKDEIILLMRVAENCLAQDSYVTIPYFNNGKADLIRLKKDDPDLLIKDTRGYFYKGKDYLSTISHLRIARSYDGVHFTVDGQPFIYPELACECFGVEDARIVKLDDVYYINYTAVSGDGYVTMLAKTTDFVDLKKLGIIFPPLNKDVAFFPQKINNKYVAIHRPDNKGFGLPSIWYASSPDMINWGEHYCLLRPDGSSSESQKIGGGSSPIKTDKGWLVVYHTKGDNSVYSLKVLLLDLHDPRKILKKANVPVFVPETDYEKKGFFPNVVFTNGIIEKENGELWIYYGACDETICLAITSVSELLNLLI from the coding sequence ATGAGAAGAAATATAGAAAACCCACTTATTTTTCCAAAAGATGTTAATCCATCAAATCCTTCTTATCAGGTATTAGGGACTTTTAATCCAGCTGCTGTAAAATATAAGGATGAAATTATATTATTAATGAGAGTAGCTGAAAATTGCCTAGCACAAGATTCCTATGTAACAATTCCCTATTTTAATAATGGAAAAGCCGATTTAATTCGACTTAAAAAGGATGATCCTGATTTATTGATTAAAGATACACGAGGTTATTTTTACAAAGGCAAAGATTATTTATCGACAATTAGTCACTTACGAATTGCCAGAAGTTACGATGGTGTTCATTTTACTGTAGATGGACAACCGTTTATATATCCTGAGTTAGCTTGTGAATGCTTTGGAGTAGAAGATGCACGGATTGTTAAACTAGATGATGTCTACTATATTAATTACACAGCAGTTTCGGGAGATGGCTATGTTACAATGTTAGCAAAAACCACAGATTTTGTAGATCTCAAAAAATTAGGAATTATTTTTCCTCCCTTAAATAAAGATGTAGCTTTTTTCCCTCAGAAAATTAATAACAAGTATGTAGCCATTCATCGTCCCGATAACAAGGGGTTTGGACTTCCTTCTATATGGTATGCAAGTTCTCCTGATATGATAAATTGGGGCGAGCATTATTGTCTTTTACGACCAGATGGAAGTTCGAGCGAAAGCCAAAAAATTGGAGGTGGATCATCTCCAATAAAAACAGACAAAGGCTGGCTTGTAGTCTATCATACCAAAGGAGATAATAGTGTATATTCTCTAAAAGTTCTATTGCTTGATTTACATGATCCCAGAAAAATTTTAAAGAAAGCTAATGTTCCAGTCTTTGTGCCTGAAACAGACTATGAAAAAAAAGGATTCTTCCCTAATGTGGTATTTACAAATGGGATAATTGAAAAAGAAAATGGAGAATTGTGGATTTATTACGGAGCCTGTGACGAAACTATTTGTCTTGCTATAACAAGTGTATCTGAGTTATTAAATTTATTAATCTAA